A stretch of the Panicum virgatum strain AP13 chromosome 9N, P.virgatum_v5, whole genome shotgun sequence genome encodes the following:
- the LOC120690168 gene encoding uncharacterized protein LOC120690168 yields the protein MLRQEQPFPDQMKGLHKFYGHFWKQPNSAQSSLHPTHEHMLMNLGSRANKKQEAFANSNKRKSSPDIVEQNSDARISIRRKCDPYHAVIDLEKPMTSGDAGEIVGCSGFSNLANQNGRSRDRSCCISPENSSLAESAQLCRDWNSSRANPGSVGSSDTPDCQSPIKPNNTESRHSLIDLNVPQEESLLVSSSLFHSSPTYPGNFSKSPREVSEAECGSGIGSMRGSSISVITSNPVADSSRDMVAESPIQQEGLFDLNVSLENIDMPLEIISNYRDKVVNNDVSKGIAPDHSLSRKNNLQAETSSKYLVHGNDHMLASKDDNNVHLPTSTNNGISKVQSPESGTINRELLVTESLVDNNATRGFISDNQASNLQEVSILQAKAHDDDTTASIAARTLVSMFQHSARIADCPGSSSKTSAQNGNNEPQPSLDSFEKIVLSLEEIKDDGQSINVTPPNREGPACGIKLKRGRGMRNFQREIMPGLVSLARQEICEDLEAIGYEPKKTRSRKTRKGQGSSSTRSRPLKRGSAARN from the exons ATGCTTCGTCAAGAACAGCCCTTCCCTGACCAG ATGAAGGGCCTCCATAAGTTTTATGGACACTTCTGGAAGCAACCCAACAGTGCCCAGAGTAGCCTGCATCCCACTCATGAGCATATGCTG ATGAATTTGGGTTCGAGGGCCAATAAAAAACAAGAAGCTTTCGCCAATTCCAATAAGCGCAAATCGTCGCCCGATATTGTGGAACAGAATTCAGATGCTAGGATTTCGATTCGAAGAAAGTGTGATCCTTATCATGCTGTGATTGACTTGGAGAAACCAATGACTTCTGGTGATGCTGGGGAGATTGTTGGTTGCTCTGGTTTCAGCAACCTTGCGAACCAAAATGGCAGGTCTCGGGATCGTTCATGCTGTATTTCACCAGAGAATAGCTCACTTGCAGAGTCCGCTCAGTTATGCAGAGATTGGAATTCATCACGTGCAAACCCTG GTTCAGTTGGATCTAGTGACACTCCAGATTGCCAGTCCCCTATCAAACCAAATAATACTGAATCAAGGCATTCACTGATTGACCTGAATGTTCCCCAAGAAGAAAGCCTTCTTGTGTCGTCTTCTTTGTTTCATTCTTCCCCGACATATCctggaaatttttcaaaaagTCCTAGAGAAGTTTCCGAAGCAGAATGTGGCTCTGGTATTGGATCAATGAGAGGATCTTCCATCAGTGTGATCACATCCAACCCAGTTGCAGATAGTTCAAGGGATATGGTAGCCGAATCCCCAATCCAACAGGAGGGCCTTTTTGACCTAAATGTGTCACTTGAAAATATTGACATGCCATTAGAAATAATCAGCAATTACAGAGATAAGGTTGTAAATAATGATGTAAGTAAAGGAATAGCACCCGATCATTCTTTATCCAGGAAAAATAACCTGCAAGCAGAAACTTCCAGCAAATATCTGGTTCATGGAAATGATCATATGTTGGCAAGCAAGGATGACAATAACGTGCATCTCCCAACCTCAACAAACAATGGTATCAGTAAGGTTCAGTCGCCAGAATCTGGAACCATTAACCGGGAACTTTTGGTCACTGAATCTCTAGTTGATAATAATGCTACAAGAGGATTTATATCCGACAACCAAGCATCAAATCTTCAGGAAGTTAGCATCCTTCAAGCTAAGGCCCATGATGATGACACTACAGCTTCTATTGCAGCTAGAACTCTTGTGTCCATGTTTCAGCATTCTGCACGCATTGCAGATTGCCCTGGAAGCAGCAGTAAGACATCAGCTCAGAATGGAAACAATGAGCCTCAGCCTTCATTGGACTCTTTTGAGAAAATTGTGTTGAGTTTAGAGGAGATCAAAGATGATGGCCAATCCATCAATGTGACACCACCCAACAGGGAAGGACCAGCATGTGGGATCAAACtcaagagaggaagagggatGAGAAATTTTCAGAGGGAGATAATGCCTGGGCTTGTTTCTCTAGCGAGGCAAGAAATATGCGAGGACTTGGAAGCTATAGGTTATGAGCCAAAGAAGACCCGGTCTCGGAAAACCCGCAAGGGTCAAGGTTCATCTTCAACTCGATCAAGGCCACTCAAGCGTGGCTCCGCTGCCAGGAACTGA
- the LOC120691870 gene encoding probable xyloglucan galactosyltransferase GT19, protein MANPLSLFLLFLLNVAAAARAGTDGPDPCAGRRIHIRRVPPRFNADLLRHCGADAFPLSDASAAATSAPPCESLANHGLGPRTHPRSRSWYRTDARLLEPFFHRRVLERGCIADDPAHADAVFVPYYAALDALPYVLDPELLDASAQHGVELAEFLARDQPWILARRRGHDHFLVVSGSAWDYAQPPDAEPRMWGTTSLLRLPELANFTFLTLESRIWPWQEHAIPHLTSFHPASLPHLRAWLARARRSGRGTLMLFAGGVSRPSRPNIRGSILAECANRTDACAVVDCSGGKCSHDPGRYMRAMLKAKFCLEPPGDTPTRRSTFDAILAGCVPVFFEDLAARSQYGWHLPPAQYDEFSVHIPKETVVFGGVSIAETLEAVPEGEVRRMRKRVLEMAPRVVYRRHGSTDELKGVVKDAVDLAVDGVLRRIRRRTRAQEGLPDRIYAMEDDSIEM, encoded by the coding sequence ATGGCCAATCCCCTCTCGctgttcctcctcttcctcctcaacgtcgccgccgccgcccgcgccggcacCGACGGGCCGGACCCCTGCGCGGGCCGACGGATCCACATCCGCCGCGTGCCCCCTCGCTTCAAcgccgacctcctccgccactgcggcgccgacgccttcccgctCTCCGACGCGTCCGCGGCGGCCACCTCGGCCCCGCCCTGCGAGTCGCTCGCCAACCACGGCCTCGGTCCGCGCACGCACCCGCGCAGCCGCTCCTGGTACCGCACCGACGCGCGGCTCCTGGAGCCCTTCTTCCACCGCCGCGTCCTGGAGCGGGGCTGCATCGCCGACGACCCGGCCCACGCCGACGCCGTGTTCGTGCCCTACTACGCGGCGCTCGATGCTCTGCCGTACGTGCTCGACCCGGAGCTCCTCGACGCCTCGGCCCAGCACGGCGTGGAGCTGGCCGAGTTCCTCGCGCGGGACCAGCCGTGGATCCTGGCGCGCCGACGGGGCCACGACCATTTCCTGGTGGTGTCGGGATCCGCGTGGGACTACGCGCAGCCGCCGGACGCGGAGCCGAGGATGTGGGGCACGACGTCGCTGCTGCGGCTGCCGGAGCTGGCCAACTTCACGTTCCTGACGCTGGAGTCCCGCATATGGCCGTGGCAGGAGCACGCCATCCCGCACCTCACGTCGTTCCACCCGGCGTCGCTCCCGCACCTACGCGCCTggctcgcccgcgcgcgccggtcCGGCCGCGGCACGCTGATGCTCTTCGCGGGCGGCGTCTCGCGCCCATCCCGGCCCAACATCCGGGGCTCCATCCTCGCCGAGTGCGCTAACCGCACCGACGCGTGCGCCGTCGTCGACTGCTCCGGCGGCAAATGCTCGCACGACCCCGGCCGGTACATGCGCGCCATGCTCAAGGCCAAGTTCTGCCTGGAACCGCCGGGGGACACGCCGACGCGGCGTTCCACGTTCGACGCCATCCTCGCCGGCTGCGTGCCCGTGTTCTTCGAGGACCTCGCGGCGCGGAGCCAGTACGGGTGGCACCTGCCCCCCGCGCAGTACGACGAGTTCTCGGTGCACATACCCAAGGAGACCGTGGTGTTCGGCGGCGTCAGCATCGCTGAGACGCTCGAGGCCGTGCCGGAGGGCGAGGTGCGGAGGATGCGGAAGCGCGTGCTGGAGATGGCGCCGAGGGTGGTGTACCGGCGGCATGGCAGCACGGACGAATTGAAGGGGGTCGTGAAGGACGCTGTCGACCTCGCCGTGGATGGTGTCCTGCGGAGGATTCGGAGGCGGACGCGCGCGCAGGAGGGGCTGCCCGATAGGATTTACGCGATGGAGGACGACAGCATCGAGATGTAG
- the LOC120689117 gene encoding uncharacterized protein LOC120689117, protein MGLHILLRASLGASIPTGIPAFSPGRRPTWKFGRTKLSRCLEAQARGLDDPTLAFSPGRLVPTSWVRARLPRPLASDARRALCLRLSTAPHPASPLCSSSKCCGTNLAPPRRRRPFVSLCPAPLGGEPVRSFSSVVNSAATFASAHAAEAAPGTVPRVPYFQVAITVAVQEETGKEPMVTTDDSRGETGMSFSAAIAGLPPPMLLGLSSLQLLSPQAAEPEE, encoded by the exons ATGGGTCTCCATATTCTTCTTAGGGCTAGTTTGGGAGCCTCAATTCCCACCGGGATCCCGGCCTTTTCCCCGGGCAGGAGGCCCACGTGGAAATTTGGCCGGACTAAACTTTCCCGCTGTTTGGAAGCCCAGGCCAGGGGGCTGGACGACCCGACCCTCGCATTTTCCCCGGGGAGGCTCGTCCCCACCTCTTGGGTCCGGGCACGTCTTCCCCGTCCTCTCGCGAGTGACGCGAGGCGAGCGTTGTGTCTCCGGCTCTCCACCGCGCCGCACCCAGCCTCCCCGCTCTGCTCCTCGTCCAAGTGCTGCGGCACCAACCTTGCGCCTCCCCGTCGGCGCCGCCCCTTCGTCTCCCTATGTCCCGCGCCCCTCGGAGGTGAGCCGGTCCGCAGCTTCTCCTCTGTCGTCAACTCCGCTGCGACCTTCGCCTCGGCGCACG cagctGAAGCAGCTCCGGGCACAGTGCCTCGTGTTCCTTACTTTCAG GTAGCAATAACGGTGGCGGTGCAGGAGGAGACCGGCAAGGAGCCGATGGTGACGACTGACGACAGCCGTGGTGAAACCGGGATGTCGTTCTCTGCAGCGATTGCTGGGTTGCCACCACCTATGCTTCTTGGCCTGTCCTCACTGCAGCTGTTGAGTCCCCAGGCGGCTGAACCAGAAGAGTGA
- the LOC120691871 gene encoding flavin-containing monooxygenase FMO GS-OX-like 5 isoform X1 yields MPSASLRLAVIGAGAAGLAAARELRREGHAPVVFERAAAVGGTWLYAPPATPSDPLGAAATHSSLYASLRTNLPRETMGFLDFPFAAEAPGSADDRRFPGHEEVLRYLEAFARRFDLLRLVRFETEVLRVRREDRGGWAVTSRKLGDKGSGDEEVYDAVVVCNGHYTEPRIAVIPGVDAWPGKQMHSHNYRVPEPFLDQVVIIIGASASAVDISRDVANTAKEVHIADRSAPVRTCEKQPGYNNLWLHSMIDRAEEDGSVVFQDGSSIKADVIMHCTGYLYDFPFVGDDSTITVDDNRIDPLYKHVFPPEVAPQLSFIGLPWKVIPFPLFELQSKWVARVLSGRIVLPSKEDMMEDVKAFYSKLEARGWPKRYTHNFANYQFEYDDWLAEQCSHPPIEEWRKQMYTFNGINKAVRPESYRDEWDDDHLVAEANEDFKKYL; encoded by the exons ATGCCGTCAGCTTCCCTCCGCCTCGCCGTcatcggcgcgggcgcggcggggctagccgccgcccgcgagctccgccgcgaggGCCACGCGCCCGTCGTCttcgagcgcgccgccgccgtggggggCACCTGGCTCTACGCGCCCCCCGCCACGCCCTCCGAcccgctcggcgccgccgcgacgcACTCCAGCCTCTACGCCTCGCTCCGCACCAACCTGCCCCGCGAGACCATGGGCTTCCTCGACTTCCCCTTCGCCGCGGAGGCGCCCGGCTCCGCCGACGACCGCAGGTTCCCCGGGCACGAGGAGGTGCTCCGGTACCTGGAGGCGTTCGCGCGGCGGTTCGATCTGCTCCGGCTCGTCCGGTTCGAGACGGAGGTGCTCAGGGTGCGGAGGGAGGACCGCGGGGGATGGGCGGTGACGTCTAGGAAGCTTGGGGACAAGGGAAGCGGCGATGAGGAGGTGTACGACGCCGTCGTGGTTTGCAACGGGCACTACACGGAGCCGCGCATCGCCGTCATTCCAG GTGTAGACGCTTGGCCAGGGAAGCAGATGCATAGCCACAATTACCGTGTGCCCGAGCCATTCCTTGATCAA GTAGTGATCATAATCGGGGCTTCAGCAAGCGCAGTTGACATTTCAAGAGACGTTGCAAACACTGCAAAAGAGGTCCATATTGCCGATAGGTCAGCACCAGTTCGCACCTGTGAGAAGCAGCCTGGCTACAATAATCTGTGGCTTCATTCCATG ATCGACCGTGCAGAGGAGGATGGTAGTGTGGTGTTCCAGGATGGCAGCTCAATCAAAGCCGATGTCATCATGCACTGCACTGG CTACTTGTATGACTTTCCATTCGTTGGAGATGACAGCACTATCACTGTAGATGACAACCGCATCGATCCACTATACAAGCATGTTTTCCCACCGGAAGTGGCTCCTCAACTGTCCTTCATTGGATTGCCATGGAAG GTTATTCCTTTTCCACTGTTTGAACTCCAAAGTAAGTGGGTTGCTAGAGTTCTATCGGGGCGGATCGTGCTTCCGTCCAAAGAAGACATGATGGAAGATGTGAAAGCTTTCTACTCGAAACTAGAAGCACGTGGATGGCCTAAGAGATACACTCATAACTTTGCAAACTACCAG TTTGAGTATGATGATTGGCTTGCTGAGCAATGCAGCCATCCACCAATTGAAGAATGGAGGAAGCAGATGTACACTTTTAATGGGATTAACAAGGCAGTTCGTCCTGAGAGTTATCGCGATGAGTGGGACGATGACCATCTAGTGGCcgaagcaaatgaagatttcaAGAAATACTTGTAG
- the LOC120689116 gene encoding uncharacterized protein LOC120689116: SPGHRSPRGDPPAPIGPRGCALPAGVPSRAAFGVPIALRPASVAAARRLLPSSTPGARGSAATTTTTTRRSPAATRTSSATAAAAAACATSPAPSSSPQVRAAPPVKVWADQDGLVIAGEDTGDDDEEGPARYGGCIALSWDAFKMDQIKAEMKDGVLKVNLPKIKVEDRKDVFQVKVE; this comes from the coding sequence tcCCCGGGGCATCGCTCCCCTAGGGGGGACCCCCCTGCGCCCATCGGACCCCGGGGGTGCGCTCTCCCCGCGGGGGTGCCCTCCCGGGCAGCATTTGGCGTCCCCATCGCGCTCCGCCCGgcgtccgtcgccgccgcccgccgcctcttGCCCTCTTCAACACCGGGGGCGCGCGGTTCcgccgcgacgacgacgactactACGAGGAGGAGTCCAGCGGCGACGAGGACGTCTTCtgcgaccgccgccgctgccgccgcgtgcGCGACTTCTCCGGCCCCTAGTTCTTCTCCGCAGgtacgcgccgcgccgcccgtgaaGGTGTGGGCGGACCAGGACGGCCTGGTGATCGCGGGGGAGGacaccggcgacgacgacgaggagggccCGGCGCGGTACGGCGGCTGCATCGCGCTGTCCTGGGACGCGTTCAAGATGGACCAGATCAAGGCGGAGATGAAGGACGGGGTGCTCAAGGTCAACCTGCCCAAGATCAAGGTTGAGGACCGCAAGGACGTGTTCCAGGTCAAGGTCGAGTAG
- the LOC120691872 gene encoding 60S ribosomal protein L44: MVNVPKTKKTYCKNKECRKHTLHKVTQYKKGKDSLSAQGKRRYDRKQSGYGGQTKPVFHKKAKTTKKIVLKLQCQSCKHYSQHPIKRCKHFEIGGDKKGKGTSLF, translated from the exons ATG GTGAATGTTCCTAAGACCAAGAAGACCTACTGCAAGAACAAGGAGTGCAGGAAGCACACTCTCCACAAGGTGACTCAGTACAAGAAGGGTAAGGATAGCCTTTCTGCCCAGGGAAAGCGTCGTTATGACCGCAAGCAGTCAGGATATGGTGGTCAGACCAAGCCCGTCTTCCACAAGAAG GCCAAGACCACCAAGAAGATTGTGCTGAAGCTGCAGTGCCAGAGCTGCAAGCACTACTCCCAGCACCCGATCAAG AGGTGCAAGCACTTTGAGATTGGTGGAGACAAGAAGGGGAAGGGAACATCTCTTTTCTAG
- the LOC120691871 gene encoding flavin-containing monooxygenase FMO GS-OX-like 2 isoform X2: protein MPSASLRLAVIGAGAAGLAAARELRREGHAPVVFERAAAVGGTWLYAPPATPSDPLGAAATHSSLYASLRTNLPRETMGFLDFPFAAEAPGSADDRRFPGHEEVLRYLEAFARRFDLLRLVRFETEVLRVRREDRGGWAVTSRKLGDKGSGDEEVYDAVVVCNGHYTEPRIAVIPGVDAWPGKQMHSHNYRVPEPFLDQVVIIIGASASAVDISRDVANTAKEVHIADRSAPVRTCEKQPGYNNLWLHSMIDRAEEDGSVVFQDGSSIKADVIMHCTGTITVDDNRIDPLYKHVFPPEVAPQLSFIGLPWKVIPFPLFELQSKWVARVLSGRIVLPSKEDMMEDVKAFYSKLEARGWPKRYTHNFANYQFEYDDWLAEQCSHPPIEEWRKQMYTFNGINKAVRPESYRDEWDDDHLVAEANEDFKKYL from the exons ATGCCGTCAGCTTCCCTCCGCCTCGCCGTcatcggcgcgggcgcggcggggctagccgccgcccgcgagctccgccgcgaggGCCACGCGCCCGTCGTCttcgagcgcgccgccgccgtggggggCACCTGGCTCTACGCGCCCCCCGCCACGCCCTCCGAcccgctcggcgccgccgcgacgcACTCCAGCCTCTACGCCTCGCTCCGCACCAACCTGCCCCGCGAGACCATGGGCTTCCTCGACTTCCCCTTCGCCGCGGAGGCGCCCGGCTCCGCCGACGACCGCAGGTTCCCCGGGCACGAGGAGGTGCTCCGGTACCTGGAGGCGTTCGCGCGGCGGTTCGATCTGCTCCGGCTCGTCCGGTTCGAGACGGAGGTGCTCAGGGTGCGGAGGGAGGACCGCGGGGGATGGGCGGTGACGTCTAGGAAGCTTGGGGACAAGGGAAGCGGCGATGAGGAGGTGTACGACGCCGTCGTGGTTTGCAACGGGCACTACACGGAGCCGCGCATCGCCGTCATTCCAG GTGTAGACGCTTGGCCAGGGAAGCAGATGCATAGCCACAATTACCGTGTGCCCGAGCCATTCCTTGATCAA GTAGTGATCATAATCGGGGCTTCAGCAAGCGCAGTTGACATTTCAAGAGACGTTGCAAACACTGCAAAAGAGGTCCATATTGCCGATAGGTCAGCACCAGTTCGCACCTGTGAGAAGCAGCCTGGCTACAATAATCTGTGGCTTCATTCCATG ATCGACCGTGCAGAGGAGGATGGTAGTGTGGTGTTCCAGGATGGCAGCTCAATCAAAGCCGATGTCATCATGCACTGCACTGG CACTATCACTGTAGATGACAACCGCATCGATCCACTATACAAGCATGTTTTCCCACCGGAAGTGGCTCCTCAACTGTCCTTCATTGGATTGCCATGGAAG GTTATTCCTTTTCCACTGTTTGAACTCCAAAGTAAGTGGGTTGCTAGAGTTCTATCGGGGCGGATCGTGCTTCCGTCCAAAGAAGACATGATGGAAGATGTGAAAGCTTTCTACTCGAAACTAGAAGCACGTGGATGGCCTAAGAGATACACTCATAACTTTGCAAACTACCAG TTTGAGTATGATGATTGGCTTGCTGAGCAATGCAGCCATCCACCAATTGAAGAATGGAGGAAGCAGATGTACACTTTTAATGGGATTAACAAGGCAGTTCGTCCTGAGAGTTATCGCGATGAGTGGGACGATGACCATCTAGTGGCcgaagcaaatgaagatttcaAGAAATACTTGTAG